From a single Accipiter gentilis chromosome 8, bAccGen1.1, whole genome shotgun sequence genomic region:
- the SPATA1 gene encoding spermatogenesis-associated protein 1 translates to MSFSQMRPQTSQLVELHVFYVPEEVWNFKLNTVPVALTSKFISAGFIRVSPHITLRVLREKLGEYLGGVAVADKFKFLKCIGKKLAVVKAKQETELELKSFAPPYALYPELYLLPGVEYFEDVYPLSSSTQQRHPFNKEANRFGHGSRLSSLPQQKPEKSKQFLESIQSSHQLENQEMHSPAEWGEKEPVPVLHTKHKQDCNRIQEKQMQFRGKDQNGSSGSVFTPSLSNPADWESGKSDTILQTSQQNHLGQEQKKPNTPKWNDKAKGTALTLHVNHSDEQGQNNQRPQNHIKYRKELTNMDNNDDQKDTKLRRERTQDAGILKIMEDQTTEYVCKKQSLQQYRTSKSIAGPGEKLDNQADEIKQNHLTCLKEYILPPSPPFLAFSVNPAQLPAGQAAKNKMVEQLQQMKKDRRHMEKTREELIQKAKGLLEQNKLRRYHVREEWKKKYFETKKATVSLEGTLNKLRQDLELYHQKLLLQLEARDSRKGPNNVTNSKNYTIIQITTVQHELDQLRRKLDDTKMKLVIEIKMRKQAASDLRALRAELTQKKIHSALILQSRKSGI, encoded by the exons GGTGTCTCCTCACATCACATTAAGAGTGCTACGGGAGAAGCTTGGAGAGTACCTGGGTGGAGTTGCAGTTGCAGAtaaattcaaatttttaaaatgcattgggAAAAAACTAGCAGTG gtgaaagcaaagcaagaaacagaaCTGGAACTGAAGTCATTTGCTCCTCCTTAC GCACTTTATCCTGAGTTATATTTATTACCTGGAGTGGAATACTTTGAAGATGTTTATCCATTATCATCATCTACTCAACAAAGACATCCCTTTAATAAAGAAGCTAATAGATTTGGTCATGGATCAAGATTATCCAGTCTTCCccaacaaaaacctgaaaaaagcaaacaatttttaGAAAGCATACAAAGCAGTCATCAGCTAGAAAATCAGGAGATGCACAGTCCTGCGGAATGGGGTGAGAAAGAACCTGTTCCAGTTCTGCACACAAAACATAAGCAAGACTGTAACAGGATTCAAGAAAAACAGATGCAGTTTAGAGGAAAAG ATCAAAATGGATCCAGTGGATCTGTCTTCACACCAAGTCTTTCAAATCCTGCAGATTGGGAGTCTGGAAAGAGTGATACGATATTACAGACCTCTCAGCAAAATCATCTCGGCCAAGAACAGAAGAAGCCTAACACTCCTAAGTGGAATGACAAAGCCAAAGGAACTGCTCTTACCCTTCATGTAAACCACAGTGATGAACAAGGCCAGAATAACCAAAGACCCCAAAATCACATTAAATACCGAAAGG AACTAACAAACATGGATAATAATGATGACCAAAAAGATACCAAACTAAGAAGAGAGAGAACACAGGATGCTGGAATTCTTAAAATAATGGAAGACCAAACCACAGAATATGTATGCAAAAAACAAAG CTTGCAGCAATACAGAACTAGCAAGTCTATAGCTGGTCCTGGTGAAAAACTGGATAATCAG GCAGATGAAATCAAGCAAAATCATCTTACTTGTCTGAAAGAATATATTTTGCCTCCTAGTCCACCTTTTCTGGCATTTTCTGTAAATCCAGCTCAACTTCCTGCAGGTCAGGCAGCAA AAAACAAGATGGTGGAACAATTGCAACAAATGAAGAAAGACAGAAGGCACATGGAAAAAACTAGAGAAGAACTGATCCAAAAAGCTAAAGGGCTACTAGAACAAAATAAGCTGAGGAGATACCACG TTCGTGAGGAATGGAAAAAGAAGTACTTTGAAACTAAGAAAGCTACGGTTTCACTGGAGGGTACTTTAAACAAACTGCGACAAGATTTAGAGCTTTATCACCAGAAATTACTCTTGCAATTGGAAGCCAGAGATAGCCGAAAAGGACCAAACAATGTGACAAACTCCAAG aattACACAATCATCCAGATTACTACAGTGCAGCATGAACTCGATCAACTGAGGAGGAAGCTGGATGATACAAAAATGAAACTTGTAATAGAAATTAAG ATGAGAAAGCAGGCAGCATCTGATTTACGAGCACTGAGAGCGGAACTGACACAGAAGAAGATTCATTCAGCTTTAATTCTTCAGTCCAGAAAATCAGGAATTTAA